In one Achromobacter spanius genomic region, the following are encoded:
- the aceE gene encoding pyruvate dehydrogenase (acetyl-transferring), homodimeric type, which yields MSSFAQAGAPQAANDEDTLETQEWLEALAAVLDREGPQRAHYLLERLIDEARRSGAHIPFSPNTAYVNTIPPGLEPAHPGNLELESRIRSYVRWNAMAMVVKANKHNPPDGGDLGGHIASFASLATMIGCGQNHFWHAEDEGHGGDLVYFQGHTSPGMYGRAYLEGRLTEEQLNHFRQEVDGKGLSSYPHPKLMPEFWQFPTVSMGLGPLMAIYQARFLKYLHARGIADTSNRKVWVFCGDGEMDEPESLGAIALAAREKLDNLIFVVNCNLQRLDGPVRGNGKIIQELEGDFRGSGWNVIKLIWGGYWDPLLAHDKEGILRQIMEDTVDGEYQAYKANDGKFVREHFFGKHPKLLEAVSRMSDEDIWRLNRGGHDPHKVYAAFDAATSHTGQPTVILAKTIKGYGMGHVGQAKNPTHQQKKLELESIREFRDRFGIPIPDDQLEDLPYFKPADDSPEMKYLHERRAALGGYLPRRRAKADEQLKAPALDAFKAVLEPTAEGREISTTQAFVRILNQVLRDKELGPRVVPILADESRTFGMEGLFRQIGIYAPEGQKYIPVDKDQVMYYKESADGQLLQEGINEAGAMSSWIAAATSYSSNNRIMIPFFIYYSMFGFQRIGDLAWAAGDMQARGFLLGGTAGRTTLNGEGLQHEDGHSHILASTIPNCVSYDPTFGHELAVIIQHGLKRMVEDQENVYYYLTVMNENYPQPGLTQGDEEGIIKGMYKLKSHGKGKNRVQLMGSGTILREVMAAQELLDADWGVASDIWSVTSFTELRRNGLDAERHNMLHPEEKKPQVAYVTEQLAKTEGPIIASTDYMKLFADQIRPFVPKGREYKVLGTDGFGRSDFRSKLREHFEVDRHFVVVAALRALADEGKVPMAKVAEAIKKYGINPNKANPQYA from the coding sequence ATGTCCTCTTTCGCCCAGGCTGGCGCCCCGCAGGCTGCCAACGACGAAGACACCCTTGAAACCCAGGAGTGGCTCGAAGCCCTGGCGGCAGTCCTTGATCGCGAAGGGCCGCAGCGCGCGCACTACCTGCTGGAACGCCTGATCGACGAAGCCCGTCGTTCCGGCGCCCACATCCCGTTCTCGCCAAATACCGCTTACGTCAACACGATTCCGCCCGGCCTGGAGCCGGCGCATCCGGGCAACCTGGAACTGGAATCGCGCATCCGTTCGTACGTGCGCTGGAACGCCATGGCCATGGTCGTCAAGGCCAACAAGCACAACCCGCCGGACGGCGGCGACCTGGGCGGCCACATCGCGTCGTTCGCCTCGCTGGCCACCATGATCGGCTGCGGCCAGAACCACTTCTGGCACGCCGAAGACGAAGGCCACGGCGGCGACCTGGTCTACTTCCAGGGCCACACGTCCCCCGGCATGTACGGCCGCGCCTATCTTGAAGGCCGCCTGACCGAAGAACAGCTGAACCACTTCCGCCAGGAAGTGGACGGCAAGGGTCTGTCGTCGTACCCGCACCCGAAGCTGATGCCGGAGTTCTGGCAGTTCCCGACGGTGTCGATGGGCCTGGGCCCGCTGATGGCCATCTATCAAGCCCGCTTCCTGAAGTATCTGCACGCCCGCGGCATTGCCGACACCAGCAACCGCAAGGTCTGGGTGTTCTGCGGCGACGGCGAAATGGACGAACCCGAATCGCTGGGCGCCATCGCGCTTGCTGCTCGTGAAAAGCTCGACAACCTGATCTTCGTGGTGAACTGCAACCTGCAACGCCTGGACGGTCCGGTGCGCGGCAACGGCAAGATCATCCAGGAACTGGAAGGCGACTTCCGTGGTTCGGGCTGGAACGTGATCAAGCTGATCTGGGGCGGCTACTGGGATCCGCTGCTCGCGCACGACAAGGAAGGCATCCTGCGCCAGATCATGGAAGACACCGTTGACGGCGAGTACCAGGCGTACAAGGCCAACGACGGCAAATTCGTTCGCGAACATTTCTTTGGCAAGCACCCCAAGCTGCTGGAAGCCGTCTCGCGCATGAGCGACGAAGACATCTGGCGCCTGAACCGTGGCGGTCACGACCCCCACAAGGTGTACGCCGCGTTTGACGCCGCCACCAGCCACACCGGCCAACCCACCGTCATCCTGGCCAAGACCATCAAGGGCTACGGCATGGGCCACGTGGGCCAGGCCAAGAACCCGACCCACCAGCAAAAGAAGCTGGAACTGGAATCCATCCGCGAATTCCGCGACCGCTTCGGCATCCCGATTCCGGACGACCAACTGGAAGACCTGCCGTACTTCAAGCCGGCCGATGATTCGCCCGAAATGAAGTACCTGCACGAGCGCCGCGCCGCGCTGGGCGGCTATCTGCCGCGCCGCCGCGCCAAGGCCGACGAGCAACTCAAGGCCCCCGCGCTGGACGCCTTCAAGGCCGTGCTGGAACCCACCGCCGAAGGCCGTGAAATCTCCACCACCCAAGCCTTCGTGCGCATCCTGAACCAGGTGCTGCGCGACAAGGAACTCGGCCCGCGCGTGGTGCCGATTCTGGCCGACGAATCGCGTACCTTCGGCATGGAAGGCCTGTTCCGCCAGATAGGTATCTATGCGCCGGAAGGCCAGAAGTACATCCCGGTCGATAAAGACCAGGTCATGTACTACAAGGAATCGGCCGACGGCCAACTGCTGCAGGAAGGCATCAACGAAGCGGGTGCAATGAGCTCGTGGATTGCGGCGGCCACGTCGTATTCCTCGAACAACCGCATCATGATTCCGTTCTTCATCTACTACTCGATGTTCGGGTTCCAGCGCATTGGCGATCTGGCCTGGGCAGCGGGCGACATGCAGGCGCGCGGCTTCCTGTTGGGCGGCACCGCCGGCCGCACGACGCTGAACGGCGAAGGCCTGCAGCACGAAGACGGCCACAGCCACATCCTGGCGTCCACCATTCCGAACTGCGTGTCGTACGACCCGACGTTCGGCCATGAGCTGGCCGTGATCATCCAGCATGGCTTGAAGCGCATGGTGGAAGACCAGGAAAACGTCTATTACTACCTGACGGTGATGAACGAAAACTACCCGCAGCCCGGTCTGACCCAGGGCGACGAGGAAGGCATCATCAAGGGCATGTACAAGCTGAAGTCGCACGGCAAGGGCAAGAACCGCGTGCAACTGATGGGTTCGGGCACGATCCTGCGCGAAGTCATGGCGGCGCAGGAACTGCTGGACGCCGATTGGGGCGTGGCCTCGGACATCTGGAGCGTCACCAGCTTCACCGAACTGCGCCGTAACGGCCTGGACGCCGAGCGCCACAACATGCTGCACCCTGAAGAAAAGAAGCCGCAAGTGGCTTACGTCACGGAACAGCTGGCCAAGACCGAAGGCCCGATCATCGCGTCGACCGACTACATGAAGTTGTTTGCCGACCAGATCCGTCCGTTCGTGCCCAAGGGCCGCGAATACAAGGTGCTGGGCACCGACGGTTTCGGCCGCTCGGACTTCCGCTCCAAGCTGCGTGAGCACTTCGAAGTGGATCGCCACTTTGTCGTGGTTGCCGCGCTGCGCGCGCTGGCCGACGAAGGCAAGGTTCCGATGGCCAAGGTGGCGGAAGCCATCAAGAAGTACGGCATCAATCCGAACAAAGCCAACCCGCAATACGCCTGA
- a CDS encoding dTDP-4-dehydrorhamnose 3,5-epimerase family protein: MSLDIVDTPLAGLKIVQRHPRGDARGFLARLFDAADLRTCGWHGRIEQVNHTSTARSGTIRGMHYQLPPHAEMKLVSCIRGAVWDVAIDLREGSPTFLQWHAEHLSADNGRALLIPEGFAHGFQTLTDDVDMLYCHSAPYAPQSEAGLHCQDARLGIVWPLPLTQVSERDQQHPRVDTAFPGVAL; the protein is encoded by the coding sequence ATGAGCCTGGACATTGTCGATACGCCGCTTGCCGGCCTGAAGATCGTGCAGCGCCACCCGCGCGGCGACGCGCGCGGCTTCCTGGCGCGCCTGTTCGACGCGGCCGACCTGCGCACCTGTGGCTGGCACGGCCGAATCGAGCAGGTGAACCACACCTCTACTGCGCGGTCCGGCACGATACGCGGCATGCACTATCAATTGCCGCCCCATGCGGAAATGAAGCTGGTGAGTTGCATCCGCGGCGCTGTGTGGGACGTGGCCATCGACCTGCGCGAAGGCTCGCCCACCTTTCTTCAGTGGCATGCCGAGCACCTGTCCGCCGACAACGGCCGCGCGCTGTTGATCCCGGAAGGCTTCGCTCACGGTTTTCAAACCCTGACCGACGACGTCGACATGCTCTATTGCCATTCCGCGCCGTATGCGCCCCAGTCCGAGGCCGGCCTGCACTGCCAGGACGCCCGACTGGGTATCGTCTGGCCCCTTCCCCTTACCCAAGTGTCCGAGCGTGATCAGCAACATCCTCGCGTGGACACTGCATTTCCGGGAGTCGCACTGTGA
- the lpdA gene encoding dihydrolipoyl dehydrogenase, translating into MSNTVQIKVPDIGDFKEVEVIEVLVAVGDTIKAEQSLITVESDKASMEIPASQGGVVKSIAVKVGDKVAEGAVVLEVEASDAAAAPAAKDAPAKDAPTKEAPKAAEAPKKAEAAAAPAAKAAAPAASSFKGSADGEYDMLVLGAGPGGYSAAFRAADLGLSVVLVERYQTLGGVCLNVGCIPSKALLHNAAVIDEARELAAHGISFGEPKIDLDKLRGYKDSVVAKLTGGLAGMAKARKVTVVTGVGEFADPYHLTVTSADGKTQTLRFKQAIIAAGSQSVKLPFMPKDDRVVDSTGALLLREVPKKMLIVGGGIIGLEMGTVYSTLGARLDVVEMLDGLMQGADRDLVKVWQKKNAYRFDNIMLKTKTVGAEAKKDGIYVTFEGEGAPKEPQRYDLVLQAVGRSPNGKKIGADKAGIAVTDRGFIEVDRQMRTNVPHIYAIGDIVGQPMLAHKAVHEGHVAAEAAAGQKSFFDARVIPSVAYTDPEVAWVGLTEDEAKKQGIKIEKGVFPWAASGRAIANGRDEGFTKLIFDAETHRILGGSIVGTHAGDLISELALAVEMGADVVDIAKTIHPHPTLGESVGMAAEVAEGVCTDLPPMKKK; encoded by the coding sequence ATGAGCAATACCGTTCAAATCAAAGTGCCGGACATCGGTGACTTCAAGGAAGTGGAAGTCATCGAAGTGCTGGTCGCCGTGGGCGACACGATCAAGGCCGAACAAAGCCTGATCACCGTTGAGTCCGACAAGGCTTCGATGGAAATCCCCGCGTCGCAAGGCGGCGTGGTGAAGTCCATTGCGGTCAAGGTCGGCGACAAGGTCGCGGAAGGCGCGGTGGTGCTGGAAGTGGAGGCATCTGATGCCGCCGCCGCGCCGGCCGCCAAGGACGCCCCGGCGAAAGATGCCCCGACCAAGGAAGCCCCCAAAGCTGCTGAAGCCCCCAAGAAGGCCGAAGCCGCTGCGGCTCCGGCCGCCAAGGCCGCGGCACCCGCCGCATCCAGCTTCAAGGGTTCGGCCGACGGTGAATACGACATGCTGGTGCTGGGCGCGGGCCCCGGCGGCTATTCCGCCGCCTTCCGCGCTGCCGACCTGGGCCTGTCCGTGGTCCTGGTCGAACGCTACCAAACGCTGGGCGGCGTCTGCCTGAACGTGGGCTGCATTCCGTCCAAGGCGCTGTTGCACAACGCCGCCGTCATCGACGAAGCGCGCGAGCTGGCTGCCCACGGCATCAGCTTTGGCGAACCCAAGATCGACCTGGACAAGCTGCGCGGTTACAAGGACAGCGTGGTCGCCAAGCTGACCGGCGGCCTGGCCGGCATGGCGAAGGCGCGCAAGGTCACCGTGGTGACGGGCGTGGGCGAATTCGCCGACCCCTACCACCTGACCGTGACGTCCGCCGACGGCAAGACGCAGACGCTGCGCTTCAAGCAAGCCATCATCGCCGCCGGCAGCCAGTCGGTGAAGCTGCCGTTCATGCCCAAGGACGACCGCGTCGTCGACTCCACCGGCGCATTGCTGCTGCGTGAAGTGCCCAAGAAGATGTTGATCGTGGGCGGCGGCATCATCGGCCTGGAAATGGGCACGGTGTACTCCACGTTGGGCGCACGCCTGGACGTCGTGGAAATGCTGGACGGCCTGATGCAAGGCGCCGACCGCGACCTGGTCAAGGTCTGGCAAAAGAAAAACGCCTACCGCTTCGACAACATCATGTTGAAGACCAAGACCGTGGGCGCCGAAGCCAAGAAAGACGGCATCTACGTCACCTTCGAAGGCGAGGGCGCGCCCAAGGAACCGCAACGCTACGACCTCGTTCTGCAAGCCGTGGGCCGCAGCCCCAACGGCAAGAAGATCGGCGCCGACAAGGCGGGCATCGCCGTGACCGACCGCGGGTTCATCGAGGTCGATCGCCAGATGCGCACCAACGTGCCGCACATCTACGCCATTGGCGACATCGTCGGCCAGCCGATGCTGGCGCACAAGGCCGTGCACGAAGGCCACGTGGCAGCGGAAGCCGCCGCCGGCCAGAAGTCGTTCTTTGACGCGCGCGTCATTCCGTCGGTGGCCTACACCGATCCGGAAGTGGCATGGGTGGGCCTGACCGAAGACGAGGCCAAGAAGCAAGGCATCAAGATCGAGAAGGGCGTGTTCCCGTGGGCGGCTTCCGGCCGCGCCATCGCCAACGGCCGCGACGAAGGTTTCACCAAGCTGATTTTCGACGCGGAAACGCATCGCATCCTGGGCGGCAGCATCGTGGGCACCCACGCTGGCGACCTGATCAGCGAACTGGCCCTGGCCGTGGAAATGGGCGCCGACGTGGTCGACATCGCCAAGACCATCCACCCGCACCCGACGCTGGGTGAATCGGTGGGCATGGCGGCTGAAGTGGCGGAAGGCGTCTGCACCGATTTGCCGCCGATGAAGAAGAAGTAA
- a CDS encoding NAD-dependent epimerase/dehydratase family protein, whose protein sequence is MHKQPDRQPDKQPDKPPVTVLGATGFIGRHLVARLRADGTPCEAPPRQDPSLLTRPLGHVVYAIGLTSDFRSRPLDTVEAHVCLLRSLLAAGNFDSLTYLSSTRVYAGSADTRESATLAVNPNDPSDLYNLSKLMGESLCLHGGRSGAKVARLSNIVGLRDTPDSFIDQLLEEGARGNGITLRTSLSSRKDYLYIDDAVTQILAIAQSEVARGIFNVAHGASVDNREVAHWLQHTLGYRCNVAPGAPEWAFADVDVNRIQALCGVAPRAFSDYFPNFLAQYRLHKGI, encoded by the coding sequence ATGCATAAACAGCCGGACAGACAACCGGACAAACAACCGGACAAGCCGCCGGTCACGGTGTTGGGCGCCACGGGCTTCATCGGCCGGCATCTTGTCGCGCGCCTGCGCGCGGACGGCACGCCTTGCGAAGCGCCGCCTCGCCAAGACCCGTCGCTGTTGACCCGGCCCTTGGGCCACGTCGTCTACGCCATCGGTCTGACCTCGGATTTCCGCAGCCGGCCGTTGGACACTGTGGAGGCGCATGTCTGCCTGCTGCGCAGCCTGCTTGCGGCCGGCAACTTCGATAGCCTGACCTACCTGTCCAGCACGCGGGTCTACGCCGGCTCTGCCGATACGCGCGAAAGCGCCACGCTTGCCGTCAACCCAAATGACCCGAGCGACCTATACAACCTGTCCAAGCTCATGGGTGAATCGCTGTGCCTGCACGGTGGCCGCAGCGGGGCCAAGGTGGCGCGCCTGTCCAACATCGTGGGCCTGCGCGATACGCCCGACAGCTTTATCGACCAATTGCTGGAAGAAGGCGCGCGCGGCAACGGCATTACGCTGCGCACCTCGCTTTCTTCACGCAAGGACTATCTCTACATTGACGACGCGGTGACGCAAATACTGGCTATTGCGCAATCAGAAGTCGCCCGCGGCATCTTCAACGTGGCGCATGGCGCAAGCGTCGACAACCGCGAAGTTGCCCACTGGTTGCAACACACGCTGGGCTATCGCTGCAACGTGGCGCCCGGTGCACCCGAATGGGCCTTTGCCGATGTAGACGTGAACCGCATCCAGGCGCTTTGCGGCGTTGCGCCGCGCGCCTTCTCCGACTATTTCCCGAATTTTCTGGCGCAGTACCGCCTGCACAAAGGAATCTGA
- a CDS encoding cephalosporin hydroxylase family protein, translating to MSYLETTPDAHPDYRQEKEARIAGFATDQEFRELSIAWRQMALERKYMNNFSWAGRPLIQLPMDAMAMQELIWAVKPDLIIETGIAHGGSLMLSASMLQLLGVGEVVGVDIEIREHNRKAIEAHPLAQRIHLIEGSSIDPATIAQVRAHAEGKKNIMVCLDSNHTHEHVLAELNAYADLVSVGSYCVVFDTFVEDMPADYEWPGRHWGKGNNPKTAVWEWIKQHPEFEIDRSVEDRLLVTSAPDGFLRRKA from the coding sequence ATGTCCTACCTTGAAACCACGCCCGACGCGCACCCCGACTACCGCCAGGAAAAAGAAGCCCGCATTGCCGGCTTCGCCACCGACCAGGAATTCCGCGAGCTGTCCATTGCGTGGCGCCAGATGGCGCTGGAACGCAAGTACATGAACAACTTCTCGTGGGCCGGCCGACCGCTGATCCAACTGCCCATGGACGCCATGGCAATGCAAGAGCTGATCTGGGCCGTGAAGCCGGACCTGATCATTGAAACGGGCATTGCGCACGGCGGATCGCTGATGCTGTCGGCGTCCATGCTGCAATTGCTGGGCGTGGGCGAAGTGGTGGGCGTGGACATCGAGATCCGCGAGCACAACCGCAAGGCGATCGAAGCGCATCCGCTGGCGCAGCGTATCCACCTGATTGAAGGGTCCAGCATTGATCCCGCGACCATCGCTCAAGTGCGCGCACATGCCGAGGGCAAGAAGAACATCATGGTCTGCCTGGATTCCAACCACACGCACGAGCACGTGCTGGCGGAACTGAATGCCTACGCCGATCTGGTCAGCGTCGGCAGCTACTGCGTGGTCTTCGACACCTTCGTGGAAGACATGCCCGCCGACTACGAATGGCCGGGCCGTCACTGGGGCAAGGGCAACAACCCCAAGACCGCAGTGTGGGAATGGATCAAGCAGCACCCCGAGTTCGAGATCGACCGCTCGGTGGAAGACCGCCTGCTGGTCACGTCCGCACCGGACGGTTTTCTGCGCCGCAAGGCCTGA
- a CDS encoding class I SAM-dependent methyltransferase yields MKCRHCQAELRLPFLDLGHAPPSNAYLSATALRGPETWFPLRILVCETCWLVQTEDHAGREALFTDDYAYFSSFSSSWLAHSRRYVDEMIGRFGLNASSMVTEIAANDGYLLQYVQAAGILCYGVEPTASTAQAARERGIDIVQRFFGVELGDELAEQGRAADLIAANNVLAHVPDINDFVSGFAALLKPQGVATFEFPHLLRMVQESQFDTAYHEHYSYLSLTAVSRIFAANGLAVFDVEPLSTHGGSLRVFAQRLDTGKHDVTADVARTLAEEQQAGMTSPAFYSRFQEQAERVKNDLLAFLVELRRSGKRIAAYGAAAKGNTLLNFAGVRPDLLAYVVDLNPAKQDKYLPGSHIPIVAEATLREDKPEYILILPWNLKTEVSAQLDYARREWNAKLVTAIPSLSIESAAQ; encoded by the coding sequence GTGAAGTGCCGTCATTGCCAGGCTGAATTGCGCCTGCCTTTCCTGGACCTGGGCCACGCGCCCCCGTCCAATGCCTACCTGAGCGCCACTGCCCTGCGCGGCCCCGAGACCTGGTTTCCGCTGCGCATTCTGGTGTGCGAAACGTGCTGGCTGGTCCAAACCGAAGACCACGCCGGTCGCGAAGCGTTGTTCACCGACGACTATGCCTACTTCAGTTCGTTTTCGTCTTCCTGGCTGGCCCATTCGCGCCGCTATGTGGATGAGATGATCGGCCGGTTCGGCCTGAACGCCAGCAGCATGGTCACCGAAATCGCCGCCAACGATGGCTATCTGCTGCAGTACGTGCAGGCGGCCGGCATCCTTTGCTATGGGGTCGAACCCACGGCCAGCACCGCGCAAGCCGCCCGCGAGCGCGGTATCGACATCGTGCAGCGGTTCTTTGGCGTGGAACTCGGCGACGAGTTGGCCGAACAGGGCCGCGCGGCGGACTTGATCGCTGCCAACAATGTGCTGGCGCACGTGCCGGACATCAATGATTTCGTCTCCGGCTTCGCGGCGCTGCTCAAGCCGCAGGGCGTGGCCACGTTCGAATTTCCGCACTTGCTGCGCATGGTGCAGGAAAGTCAGTTCGACACCGCCTACCACGAGCATTACTCCTACCTGTCTTTGACCGCCGTGTCGCGGATCTTCGCCGCCAACGGGCTGGCGGTGTTTGACGTAGAGCCTCTTTCCACCCACGGCGGCAGCCTGCGCGTCTTTGCGCAACGCCTGGACACGGGCAAGCATGACGTCACCGCCGACGTGGCGCGCACCTTGGCCGAAGAGCAGCAGGCCGGCATGACCAGCCCCGCCTTCTATTCGCGCTTCCAGGAACAGGCCGAACGCGTCAAGAACGACCTGCTGGCCTTCCTGGTGGAACTGCGCCGCAGCGGCAAACGCATCGCCGCATATGGCGCGGCCGCCAAAGGCAACACGCTGCTGAATTTCGCCGGCGTGCGTCCCGACCTGCTTGCCTACGTGGTCGACCTGAACCCCGCGAAACAAGACAAGTACCTGCCCGGCAGCCACATTCCCATCGTCGCGGAAGCCACGCTTCGGGAAGACAAGCCCGAGTACATCCTGATCCTGCCGTGGAACCTGAAGACCGAGGTGTCGGCGCAGCTGGACTACGCGCGCCGTGAATGGAACGCGAAGCTGGTCACGGCCATTCCATCCTTGTCCATCGAGAGCGCGGCGCAGTAA
- a CDS encoding putative motility protein, translating into MDSISSTVNAALALQDVNLTQEVQARVLKKALNAQADTALTLMQSVAPMAVDATLGSRINTHA; encoded by the coding sequence ATGGATTCCATCAGCAGCACCGTCAACGCCGCCCTGGCCTTGCAAGACGTGAACCTTACGCAGGAAGTCCAGGCCCGCGTGCTGAAGAAGGCGCTGAACGCGCAAGCCGACACCGCGCTGACGCTGATGCAGTCCGTCGCCCCGATGGCCGTTGACGCCACGCTGGGCTCGCGCATCAACACGCACGCCTGA
- the aceF gene encoding dihydrolipoyllysine-residue acetyltransferase, translated as MSNIVQIKVPDIGDFKEVEVIEVLVAVGDTIKAEQSLITVESDKASMEIPASQGGVVKSITVKVGDKVAEGAVVLEVEAEGSGAAPAAKEEAPKAAAKEEPKQAAAAAPAAKAEAAASAAASGPVNIEVPDIGDFKEVEVIEVMVAVGDTIKAEQSLITVESDKASMEIPASQGGVVKEVKVKVGDKVAKGSVVVVVEGDAGAAPAAKPEAQAEAKTEAKAESKAEAPAAAPASRPAPAAALEDPNLKPGQLPHASPSVRKFARELGVNLSKVKGSGPKERITADDVRGFVKQALAAGPATAAAGGSADGAALGLLPWPKVDFTKFGPIEAKPLSRIKKISGANLHRNWVMIPHVTNNDEADITDLEALRVTLNKENEKSGIKVTMLAFLIKAVVAGLKKFPEFNASLDGDNLVLKQYYHIGFAADTPNGLVVPVIRDADKKGILQIAQEMTDLSKKARDGKISPAEMQGGCFSISSLGGIGGTSFTPIINAPEVAILGVSRSSHKPVWDGKQFVPRLMVPLSLSYDHRVIDGASAARFNAYLGALLADFRRIAL; from the coding sequence ATGAGCAACATCGTGCAAATCAAGGTTCCCGACATCGGCGACTTCAAGGAAGTGGAAGTCATTGAGGTGTTGGTGGCGGTGGGCGACACGATCAAGGCCGAACAAAGCCTGATCACCGTGGAATCCGACAAGGCTTCGATGGAAATTCCCGCGTCGCAAGGCGGCGTGGTGAAGTCCATCACCGTGAAGGTCGGCGACAAGGTCGCCGAAGGCGCGGTCGTGCTGGAAGTGGAAGCCGAAGGCTCGGGCGCCGCCCCGGCCGCCAAGGAAGAAGCCCCCAAGGCCGCTGCTAAAGAAGAGCCGAAGCAGGCCGCTGCCGCTGCCCCCGCCGCCAAGGCCGAAGCCGCCGCGTCTGCCGCCGCCAGCGGCCCGGTCAATATCGAAGTGCCGGACATCGGCGACTTCAAGGAAGTGGAAGTCATCGAAGTGATGGTTGCCGTGGGCGACACCATCAAGGCCGAACAAAGCCTGATCACCGTGGAGTCCGACAAGGCCTCGATGGAGATCCCGGCGTCGCAAGGCGGCGTGGTCAAGGAGGTGAAGGTCAAGGTGGGCGACAAGGTCGCCAAGGGTTCGGTTGTGGTCGTCGTTGAAGGCGACGCCGGCGCTGCGCCTGCTGCCAAGCCGGAAGCCCAGGCCGAAGCCAAGACCGAAGCGAAAGCAGAATCCAAGGCTGAAGCGCCCGCCGCCGCTCCTGCTTCGCGTCCGGCACCCGCCGCCGCGCTGGAAGACCCCAACCTGAAGCCCGGGCAACTGCCGCACGCTTCGCCTTCCGTGCGCAAATTCGCGCGCGAACTGGGCGTGAACCTCAGCAAGGTCAAGGGTTCGGGTCCCAAGGAACGCATCACCGCCGACGACGTGCGCGGTTTCGTCAAGCAAGCGCTGGCCGCCGGCCCCGCAACCGCCGCTGCCGGTGGTTCGGCCGATGGCGCCGCGCTGGGCCTGTTGCCGTGGCCGAAGGTCGACTTCACCAAGTTCGGCCCGATCGAAGCCAAGCCGCTGTCGCGCATCAAGAAGATTTCTGGCGCGAACCTGCACCGCAACTGGGTCATGATCCCGCACGTCACCAACAACGACGAAGCGGACATCACCGACCTGGAAGCGCTGCGCGTCACGCTGAACAAGGAAAACGAGAAGTCGGGCATCAAGGTCACGATGCTGGCCTTCCTGATCAAGGCCGTGGTCGCGGGCCTGAAGAAATTCCCCGAGTTCAACGCGTCGCTGGACGGCGACAACCTGGTGTTGAAGCAGTACTACCACATCGGTTTCGCCGCCGACACGCCCAACGGGCTGGTGGTGCCGGTGATCCGCGACGCCGACAAGAAGGGCATCTTGCAGATCGCCCAGGAAATGACGGACCTGTCCAAGAAGGCGCGCGACGGCAAGATCTCGCCCGCGGAAATGCAGGGCGGCTGCTTCTCGATTTCGTCCTTGGGCGGTATCGGTGGCACGTCCTTCACGCCCATCATCAACGCGCCCGAAGTGGCCATCCTGGGTGTGTCGCGTTCGTCGCACAAGCCCGTCTGGGACGGCAAGCAGTTCGTGCCGCGCCTGATGGTGCCGCTGTCGCTGTCGTACGACCACCGCGTCATCGACGGCGCCTCCGCTGCCCGCTTCAACGCCTATCTGGGCGCCTTGCTGGCCGACTTCCGCCGCATCGCGCTGTAA
- a CDS encoding acyltransferase, translating into MILIDPTARVSPLADIEDSTRGTRIVVGPRAVVDSFVKVKPAGGSGDVEIGPECVINSGCVLYTGNGIRMGARVAVAANCTFAPANHEFRRRDLPIREQGFRPSKGGIVIEDDVWIGANCVLLDGAILRQGCVIAAGTIVRGEVAAFSIQGGNPMAVLGWREDSGA; encoded by the coding sequence GTGATTCTGATCGATCCCACCGCACGCGTGTCGCCGCTTGCCGACATCGAGGATTCCACGCGCGGCACACGTATCGTGGTCGGCCCCAGGGCCGTGGTCGATTCCTTTGTCAAGGTCAAGCCCGCAGGCGGATCGGGCGATGTGGAGATCGGGCCGGAATGCGTCATCAATTCCGGCTGCGTGCTCTACACCGGTAACGGTATCCGCATGGGTGCGCGCGTGGCGGTTGCGGCGAACTGCACGTTCGCTCCCGCCAACCACGAGTTCCGCCGCCGTGACTTGCCAATCCGTGAGCAGGGCTTCCGTCCCAGCAAGGGCGGCATCGTAATTGAAGACGACGTGTGGATCGGCGCCAACTGCGTTTTGCTGGATGGGGCGATCCTGCGCCAGGGCTGCGTGATTGCGGCGGGCACGATTGTGCGCGGCGAAGTCGCGGCATTTTCGATACAGGGCGGAAACCCCATGGCGGTGCTGGGCTGGCGCGAAGATAGCGGCGCCTGA